Proteins encoded within one genomic window of Platichthys flesus chromosome 13, fPlaFle2.1, whole genome shotgun sequence:
- the LOC133967772 gene encoding ankyrin repeat and SOCS box protein 9-like isoform X2, whose amino-acid sequence MNMSAGHNETPRDTTCQTGTVVFSSNPLMSDVESDWSPIHDAAFNGRVLALQRLITQGKCVNLNTLDQVSPLHGACVQGHEACAKLLIDNGADVNRLTVDGKSPLTEACARGHVTLVALLLQHGATPVGTSHSSSPIHRAAAKGHPECIAPLVQHGADVDQYIEQLGSPLHVACSNRHPGAARKLLQLGAGVNHSASGDSPLHIAARLSDPELVSLLLDHGADRSLRNPEGKRPLDLAPPSSPAERRLRQAGGIQQTECASSNADVQA is encoded by the exons ATGAATATGTCTGCTGGGCACAATGAGACGCCGCGAGACACTACATGTCAAACTGGgactgttgttttttcctccaaCCCTCTGATGAGTG ATGTGGAATCAGACTGGTCTCCAATTCACGACGCAGCCTTTAATGGACGAGTTCTCGCTCTGCAAAGACTCATTACTCAG GGTAAATGTGTCAATCTGAACACACTGGACCAGGTCTCTCCTCTCCATGGGGCTTGTGTACAGGGCCACGAGGCTTGTGCCAAACTTCTGATAGACAACGGGGCAGAT GTAAACAGATTGACGGTGGATGGCAAATCTCCCCTGACAGAGGCCTGCGCCCGGGGTCACGTGACCCTCGTAGCGTTACTCCTTCAGCACGGAGCGACTCCCGTGGGGACCAGCCACTCCAGCTCTCCAATCCACCGGGCTGCAGCCAAAG GTCACCCGGAGTGCATCGCTCCTCTCGTTCAGCACGGTGCAGATGTGGATCAGTACATTGAACAGCTGGGTTCCCCTCTGCACGTCGCCTGTTCCAATCGGCACCCGGGTGCTGCGAGGAAACTGCTGCAGCTCG gAGCCGGTGTGAACCACAGTGCGTCGGGTGACTCGCCCCTGCACATCGCAGCTCGTCTGTCCGACCCCGAGCTGGTGTCTCTGCTGCTCGACCACGGGGCCGACCGCTCCCTCAGGAACCCAGAGGGCAAACGGCCGCTGGACCTCGCACCCCCCAGCAGCCCGGCAGAGAGGCGTCTGAGACAAGCAGGAGGTATTCAACAAACTGA ATGTGCCTCCTCTAATGCAGATGTGCAGGCTTAA
- the LOC133967772 gene encoding ankyrin repeat and SOCS box protein 9-like isoform X1 has product MNMSAGHNETPRDTTCQTGTVVFSSNPLMSDVESDWSPIHDAAFNGRVLALQRLITQGKCVNLNTLDQVSPLHGACVQGHEACAKLLIDNGADVNRLTVDGKSPLTEACARGHVTLVALLLQHGATPVGTSHSSSPIHRAAAKGHPECIAPLVQHGADVDQYIEQLGSPLHVACSNRHPGAARKLLQLGAGVNHSASGDSPLHIAARLSDPELVSLLLDHGADRSLRNPEGKRPLDLAPPSSPAERRLRQAGDVPPLMQMCRLNIRRAVGKRRLGGIHDLHLPTELKHYLLYH; this is encoded by the exons ATGAATATGTCTGCTGGGCACAATGAGACGCCGCGAGACACTACATGTCAAACTGGgactgttgttttttcctccaaCCCTCTGATGAGTG ATGTGGAATCAGACTGGTCTCCAATTCACGACGCAGCCTTTAATGGACGAGTTCTCGCTCTGCAAAGACTCATTACTCAG GGTAAATGTGTCAATCTGAACACACTGGACCAGGTCTCTCCTCTCCATGGGGCTTGTGTACAGGGCCACGAGGCTTGTGCCAAACTTCTGATAGACAACGGGGCAGAT GTAAACAGATTGACGGTGGATGGCAAATCTCCCCTGACAGAGGCCTGCGCCCGGGGTCACGTGACCCTCGTAGCGTTACTCCTTCAGCACGGAGCGACTCCCGTGGGGACCAGCCACTCCAGCTCTCCAATCCACCGGGCTGCAGCCAAAG GTCACCCGGAGTGCATCGCTCCTCTCGTTCAGCACGGTGCAGATGTGGATCAGTACATTGAACAGCTGGGTTCCCCTCTGCACGTCGCCTGTTCCAATCGGCACCCGGGTGCTGCGAGGAAACTGCTGCAGCTCG gAGCCGGTGTGAACCACAGTGCGTCGGGTGACTCGCCCCTGCACATCGCAGCTCGTCTGTCCGACCCCGAGCTGGTGTCTCTGCTGCTCGACCACGGGGCCGACCGCTCCCTCAGGAACCCAGAGGGCAAACGGCCGCTGGACCTCGCACCCCCCAGCAGCCCGGCAGAGAGGCGTCTGAGACAAGCAGGAG ATGTGCCTCCTCTAATGCAGATGTGCAGGCTTAACATCAGGAGAGCTGTGGGCAAGCGAAGGCTGGGTGGGATTCATGACCTTCACCTCCCCACAGAACTGAAACACTACCTCCTCTACCATTAA